The Tenacibaculum jejuense genome includes a window with the following:
- a CDS encoding porin family protein: MKKVLIIVLTLVSYLNGYAQNDYEYGILGGFNNRNERVVANGISASAGEGGVFIGLFIDMKISEAISIQPEIQYVATFIENNTSNSIVIPIVGKYHFSDKFSIHVGPVLDIILDGTPLNEFGLGIAIGAGYDITDDLFITSRYSLGLTNRLNTDFATSGFSTQIDFFQVGLGYRF, from the coding sequence ATGAAAAAAGTTTTAATAATAGTTTTAACGTTAGTTAGTTATTTGAATGGATATGCACAAAATGATTATGAGTATGGAATATTAGGAGGTTTTAATAATAGAAATGAACGTGTAGTTGCTAACGGTATAAGTGCTTCAGCAGGAGAAGGAGGAGTGTTTATAGGTTTATTTATAGACATGAAAATATCGGAAGCGATAAGTATTCAACCAGAAATTCAATATGTAGCAACTTTTATAGAAAACAATACAAGCAATTCAATAGTAATACCAATTGTAGGAAAATACCATTTTTCCGATAAATTCTCTATTCATGTTGGACCTGTTTTAGATATAATTTTAGATGGTACACCTCTTAACGAATTTGGTCTAGGTATAGCTATAGGTGCTGGATATGATATTACTGACGATTTGTTCATTACATCTAGATATTCTTTAGGATTAACCAACAGATTAAATACAGATTTTGCTACAAGTGGATTTTCAACTCAAATAGATTTTTTTCAAGTCGGTCTTGGTTATAGATTTTAA
- the aroQ gene encoding type II 3-dehydroquinate dehydratase produces MKLIIINGPNLNLLGKREPTIYGDSSFESYFENLKSSFSEVTLSYFQSNVEGEIINKLHEVGFEYDGIILNAAAYTHTSVAIGDAIKAIETPVVEVHISNTHAREEFRHKSFIAKNAKGVILGFGLDSYKLAIQSFI; encoded by the coding sequence ATGAAATTAATTATTATAAATGGTCCTAATTTAAATCTTTTAGGAAAAAGAGAACCAACCATTTATGGAGATAGTTCTTTTGAATCTTATTTCGAAAATTTGAAATCTAGTTTTTCTGAAGTTACTCTTTCTTATTTTCAATCTAATGTAGAAGGAGAAATCATAAATAAACTTCATGAAGTAGGTTTTGAATATGATGGGATAATTTTAAATGCGGCAGCTTACACTCATACTTCTGTAGCTATAGGAGATGCAATCAAAGCAATAGAGACTCCTGTAGTAGAAGTTCATATTTCTAATACACACGCTCGTGAAGAGTTTCGTCATAAGAGTTTTATAGCCAAAAATGCCAAAGGTGTAATTTTAGGTTTTGGATTAGATAGCTATAAGTTAGCCATACAAAGCTTCATATAA
- a CDS encoding phospho-sugar mutase, with protein MNDILSKAKLWLTDTFDEETRNEISELINNNTEDLTDRFYKNTEFGTGGMRGVMGAGTNRINKYTLGKATQGLSNYLNKVYTSEEIKVAIAYDCRHNSKKFAQLVADVLSANNIRTFVFEDLRPTPELSFAVNHLNCHAGIVLTASHNPPEYNGYKVYWTDGGQIVPPQDAEIIAGVNNLEFNDINFNKKEELISFIGTEVDEAFWNASLKSGTFDVKGRENLKIVFTSLHGTSIKLVPEILKRAGYTQLHVIEEQAEPNGDFPTVESPNPEEPEALAMAIDYANQTNADIVIGTDPDCDRLGIAVRDTDGNMKLLNGNQTMSVMTDFLINQWKEKGLLNGKQFIGSTIVSTNLVNVIAESYGVETKVGLTGFKWIAKMIKDHPELDFIGGGEESFGFMVGDFVRDKDAVTSTLLACEIAAQAKSENSSFYNELLKIYVKHGFFKEKLVSLVKKGMQGAEEIKQMLIDLRNNPLSEIDGEKVTFVNDYKTSIRKNIITGEETTIDIPKSNVLIYETENGTKVACRPSGTEPKIKFYIGTKGSLDTVENADVVGKQLDEKLQRIIKQLGV; from the coding sequence ATGAATGATATTTTAAGTAAAGCCAAACTTTGGTTAACTGATACTTTCGACGAAGAAACAAGAAATGAAATTTCTGAATTAATAAATAACAATACAGAAGATCTTACAGATAGATTTTATAAAAACACAGAATTTGGTACCGGAGGAATGCGAGGTGTTATGGGTGCTGGTACAAATCGAATTAACAAATATACTTTAGGAAAAGCTACGCAAGGTTTAAGTAATTACTTAAACAAAGTGTATACAAGTGAAGAAATTAAAGTAGCAATTGCATACGATTGTAGACATAACAGTAAAAAGTTTGCGCAGTTAGTTGCAGATGTACTTTCTGCGAATAATATTAGAACGTTTGTTTTTGAAGACTTACGTCCTACTCCAGAATTATCTTTTGCTGTAAATCATTTAAACTGCCATGCAGGTATTGTCTTAACAGCTTCACATAATCCACCTGAATATAATGGTTACAAAGTGTATTGGACTGATGGTGGGCAAATAGTTCCTCCTCAAGACGCAGAAATTATAGCAGGAGTAAATAATTTAGAATTTAACGATATCAACTTCAATAAAAAAGAAGAACTAATATCCTTTATTGGAACTGAAGTTGATGAAGCTTTTTGGAATGCTTCATTAAAAAGTGGAACATTTGATGTAAAAGGAAGAGAAAACTTAAAAATTGTTTTCACATCATTACATGGAACATCAATAAAACTGGTTCCTGAAATCTTAAAAAGAGCTGGATACACTCAACTTCATGTTATTGAAGAACAAGCCGAACCTAATGGAGACTTCCCTACTGTTGAATCTCCGAATCCAGAAGAACCTGAAGCTTTAGCAATGGCTATTGATTATGCTAATCAAACAAATGCAGATATTGTAATTGGTACAGATCCAGATTGTGATCGTTTAGGAATTGCTGTTCGTGATACTGATGGTAACATGAAATTATTAAATGGTAACCAAACCATGAGTGTCATGACCGACTTTTTAATAAACCAATGGAAAGAAAAAGGTTTATTAAATGGAAAACAATTTATCGGTTCTACCATTGTATCTACCAATTTAGTTAATGTTATTGCTGAAAGTTACGGCGTAGAAACTAAAGTTGGTTTAACAGGATTTAAATGGATTGCTAAAATGATTAAAGATCATCCTGAATTAGACTTTATTGGTGGTGGAGAAGAAAGTTTCGGATTTATGGTTGGTGATTTTGTTCGAGACAAAGATGCTGTAACTTCTACCCTATTAGCTTGTGAAATTGCTGCTCAAGCAAAATCTGAAAATAGTTCTTTCTACAATGAATTACTGAAAATATATGTAAAACACGGTTTCTTTAAAGAAAAACTAGTTTCGCTAGTTAAAAAAGGAATGCAAGGAGCTGAAGAAATTAAGCAAATGTTAATCGATTTACGTAACAATCCACTTTCTGAAATAGATGGTGAAAAAGTAACATTTGTAAATGATTATAAAACTTCAATCCGAAAAAATATCATCACAGGAGAAGAAACTACGATTGATATTCCGAAATCTAACGTATTAATTTACGAAACAGAAAATGGAACTAAAGTAGCTTGTAGACCTAGTGGTACAGAACCAAAAATTAAATTTTACATCGGCACAAAAGGTTCTTTAGATACAGTTGAAAATGCAGATGTAGTTGGAAAACAGTTGGATGAAAAACTCCAACGAATTATAAAACAGTTAGGAGTTTAA
- a CDS encoding esterase-like activity of phytase family protein, which produces MKKTFLGLLIIFSSFYSCSDDNNSVVDTSTTISSIRFIGEQIIPDNFEFNGNIVGGLSSIDYANNKFYLISDAPNAPIRVYSADLNYTETEFTSINITSEVELLDTNNTSFINPIDPEALRIDTESSSMIWCSEGNINNGENPFIREATLNGDFKRDFTIPSIFEAKSTDTEGPRHNGVFESISLSVDKKGYWVGMELPLKEDGVEPIFAMDTDSPVRISYINKSTGKFEKQFAYELDKVSREIIGSGFNFTVNGLVELLEYDTNKFLALERSFTTGADDGGNNVKIYKVDASNATDVANFKGLNGANYVKATKTLLFDFESIRNQLSSIPGGNSAKVVDNIEGITFGPRLANGNLSLVLVADNNFSAFGKQLNQFVVFEVLP; this is translated from the coding sequence ATGAAAAAAACTTTTTTAGGCTTATTAATCATATTTTCATCCTTTTATAGCTGTAGTGATGATAATAATTCAGTAGTAGATACATCTACAACAATTAGTTCTATTCGATTTATTGGAGAACAAATAATCCCAGATAATTTCGAATTTAATGGAAATATAGTTGGTGGACTTTCAAGTATCGATTATGCTAACAACAAATTTTATCTAATAAGTGATGCTCCAAATGCGCCAATACGAGTATATTCAGCAGATTTAAATTATACTGAAACTGAATTTACTTCAATAAATATTACTTCTGAAGTAGAATTATTAGACACTAATAATACATCTTTTATAAATCCAATAGATCCGGAAGCTTTGAGGATAGATACCGAATCTAGCAGTATGATCTGGTGTAGTGAAGGAAATATTAATAACGGTGAAAATCCTTTCATTAGAGAAGCTACTTTAAATGGAGATTTTAAAAGAGACTTTACAATTCCTAGTATTTTTGAAGCGAAATCAACAGATACAGAAGGACCTAGGCATAACGGTGTTTTTGAAAGTATTTCTTTAAGTGTAGATAAAAAAGGGTATTGGGTTGGAATGGAGTTACCTTTAAAAGAAGATGGTGTTGAACCAATTTTTGCTATGGATACAGATTCTCCAGTTCGAATATCTTATATCAATAAAAGTACAGGGAAATTTGAAAAACAATTTGCTTATGAGCTTGATAAAGTTTCAAGAGAAATAATAGGTTCTGGTTTTAACTTTACCGTAAATGGATTAGTTGAACTTTTAGAATACGATACGAACAAGTTTTTAGCATTAGAAAGATCATTTACTACGGGAGCAGATGATGGAGGAAATAATGTTAAAATTTATAAGGTAGATGCTTCTAATGCAACAGATGTTGCTAATTTTAAAGGCTTAAATGGAGCAAATTATGTAAAAGCTACAAAAACATTATTGTTTGATTTTGAGTCTATAAGAAATCAATTATCTAGTATTCCAGGAGGGAATAGTGCAAAAGTAGTTGATAATATTGAGGGAATTACTTTCGGACCACGTTTAGCTAACGGAAATTTATCTTTAGTACTTGTCGCAGATAACAACTTTAGTGCATTCGGAAAACAATTAAATCAGTTTGTTGTTTTTGAAGTTTTACCTTAA
- a CDS encoding DUF4199 domain-containing protein, producing MENQASSKNIILNYGGILGIISVFQGLIMYATGNHLKPHWSLSVIAIVLLIVIIVLGIKKFKTSNNGFLSFGQAVKVGVGIAIFSALISVIYQYIFVSFIEPTYMEQMAEIQMQSLVDQGYSEEQIEASQEMAKKFSSPGITAAFSLIGSAIIGFIISAIAGAVMQKREEDTF from the coding sequence ATGGAAAATCAAGCAAGTAGTAAAAATATAATTCTTAATTATGGTGGAATATTAGGTATAATCAGTGTATTCCAAGGATTAATAATGTATGCTACAGGTAATCATTTAAAACCACATTGGTCTTTATCTGTTATAGCAATAGTACTTTTAATAGTGATTATTGTACTTGGAATAAAAAAGTTTAAAACTAGTAATAATGGCTTTTTATCTTTTGGTCAAGCAGTTAAAGTAGGTGTTGGTATTGCTATTTTTTCAGCTCTAATAAGTGTTATTTATCAATATATATTTGTAAGCTTTATAGAACCTACTTACATGGAGCAAATGGCTGAAATTCAAATGCAAAGTTTAGTAGATCAAGGATATTCTGAAGAACAAATTGAAGCTAGTCAAGAAATGGCAAAAAAATTCTCTTCACCTGGAATTACAGCTGCTTTTAGTTTAATTGGTTCTGCAATTATTGGTTTTATTATCTCTGCTATAGCTGGAGCTGTTATGCAAAAAAGAGAGGAAGACACTTTTTAA
- a CDS encoding outer membrane beta-barrel protein → MKKLLLTIAVIAFGFVAKAQDGQFNAGVNLGLPIGDASDATSFAIGAEVNYLFSLSDEFQVGPSIGFSHYFGKDLGGGFEVSDFSFIPIAAAARYSVSEQFVLGADLGYGIGVSPEGNDGGFYYRPLVGYNVSENIMIQATYSGVSTNGVTFANIGLGVMFGL, encoded by the coding sequence ATGAAAAAATTACTTTTAACAATTGCTGTAATTGCTTTCGGATTTGTAGCTAAAGCACAAGATGGTCAGTTTAACGCTGGAGTTAACTTAGGTTTACCAATTGGTGACGCTAGTGATGCAACTTCATTTGCTATAGGTGCTGAAGTTAACTATTTATTTTCTTTATCTGATGAATTTCAAGTAGGTCCATCTATTGGATTTTCTCACTACTTTGGAAAAGATTTAGGAGGAGGATTTGAAGTTTCAGACTTCTCTTTTATTCCTATCGCTGCTGCTGCAAGATATAGCGTTTCTGAGCAGTTCGTATTAGGTGCTGACTTAGGTTATGGTATCGGAGTTAGTCCTGAAGGTAACGACGGTGGTTTTTACTACAGACCTTTAGTAGGTTATAACGTAAGTGAAAACATTATGATTCAAGCTACTTACTCAGGAGTTAGTACTAACGGAGTTACTTTTGCTAACATCGGTTTAGGAGTAATGTTCGGTTTATAA
- the xerA gene encoding site-specific tyrosine recombinase/integron integrase, translating into MDWLKKIKDYKTFLQIERGLSKNSIENYVRDIHKLYNYNIEFKITRTPITIEKNDIQQFIYEIAKVVNPKTQARIISGLRSFFDYLIFEGYREDNPLDLIESPKLSRTLPDVLTDDEVTKLISHIDLSHPQGERNRAIIETIYGCGLRVSEVINLKLSDLFFEEGYIQVLGKGNKYRFVPIHSITIKFINFYIEHTRNHITPTKDDEDTLFLNRRGKKLTRQMIFIVLKDLAAKSNLNKNIGPHTLRHSFATYLLKEGVDLRAIQQLLGHESITTTEIYVHLDRSHLQKVVEKYHPRNR; encoded by the coding sequence GTGGATTGGTTAAAAAAGATTAAAGATTACAAGACATTTCTTCAAATTGAAAGAGGACTTTCAAAAAATTCAATTGAAAATTATGTGAGAGATATTCATAAGTTATATAACTATAATATTGAATTTAAAATAACTAGAACTCCTATTACTATTGAAAAAAACGATATTCAACAATTTATATACGAAATTGCTAAAGTTGTAAATCCGAAAACTCAGGCTAGAATTATTTCTGGACTTCGTAGTTTTTTTGATTATTTAATTTTTGAAGGATATAGAGAAGATAATCCTTTAGATTTAATTGAATCTCCAAAATTATCTAGAACATTACCTGATGTGCTAACAGATGATGAAGTTACCAAGTTAATTTCTCACATAGATTTAAGCCATCCTCAGGGTGAACGAAACAGAGCTATTATCGAAACTATATATGGTTGCGGTTTGCGTGTTAGTGAAGTAATAAACTTAAAATTATCAGATTTATTTTTTGAAGAAGGATATATACAAGTTCTAGGTAAAGGAAATAAATATCGTTTTGTTCCTATTCATTCGATTACAATCAAATTCATTAATTTTTACATAGAGCATACAAGAAATCACATTACACCTACAAAAGATGATGAAGATACACTCTTTTTAAATAGAAGAGGAAAAAAATTAACAAGGCAAATGATTTTTATTGTCTTAAAAGATTTAGCTGCGAAAAGTAACCTAAATAAAAATATAGGTCCACATACACTTCGCCATTCGTTTGCAACATATTTGTTGAAAGAAGGTGTTGATTTGAGAGCAATACAACAATTATTAGGACACGAAAGTATAACTACAACAGAAATTTACGTGCATTTAGATAGAAGTCATTTACAAAAAGTAGTGGAAAAATATCATCCTAGAAATAGATGA
- a CDS encoding glycosyltransferase family 2 protein, with amino-acid sequence MDISVVIPLLNEEESLQELYDWIAKVMQSNHFLYEVIFIDDGSTDTSWKVIQDLVEKSKEVKAIRFQRNYGKSQALDAGFSEAKGDVVITMDADLQDNPDEIPELYNLIIKENFDLISGWKKKRYDNVLTKNIPSKLYNWAARKTSGLQLNDFNCGLKAYKNEVVKAIKVSGEMHRYIPILAKNEGYSKIGEKVVKHQARKYGVTKFGVDRFINGLLDLITISFLSKFGKRPMHFFGLWGSLMFLFGFTTAFYIGLIKLYRVYAKIKTILVTDNPWFYIALTSMVLGTLLFLSGFLGELIIKSNPLQKHYKIKEKINL; translated from the coding sequence ATGGATATATCGGTAGTAATACCACTTTTAAACGAAGAAGAATCTTTACAAGAACTATATGATTGGATTGCAAAAGTTATGCAATCCAATCACTTTTTATATGAAGTAATTTTTATTGACGACGGTAGCACAGATACTTCATGGAAAGTAATTCAAGATTTAGTTGAAAAAAGCAAAGAAGTTAAAGCGATACGTTTTCAACGCAATTATGGAAAGTCTCAAGCTTTAGATGCTGGTTTTAGTGAAGCTAAAGGAGATGTTGTCATTACAATGGATGCAGATTTACAAGATAATCCAGATGAAATTCCTGAATTATATAATCTAATCATTAAAGAAAATTTCGACTTAATTTCTGGATGGAAAAAGAAACGCTATGATAATGTTTTAACTAAGAATATTCCTTCGAAACTATACAATTGGGCAGCTCGAAAAACTTCAGGCTTACAATTAAATGATTTTAATTGTGGATTAAAAGCTTACAAAAATGAAGTAGTGAAAGCTATTAAAGTTAGTGGTGAAATGCACCGTTACATTCCTATATTGGCAAAAAATGAAGGATATTCAAAAATTGGAGAAAAAGTAGTAAAACATCAGGCAAGAAAATATGGTGTGACTAAATTTGGAGTAGATCGTTTTATTAACGGTCTTCTAGATTTGATTACCATTTCTTTTTTATCTAAATTTGGTAAGAGACCCATGCATTTTTTTGGTTTATGGGGTTCTTTAATGTTCTTATTTGGATTTACAACTGCTTTTTATATAGGTCTCATTAAGCTTTATCGTGTATACGCTAAAATCAAAACAATATTAGTTACTGATAATCCTTGGTTCTACATTGCGTTAACATCTATGGTATTAGGAACTCTATTATTTTTATCTGGTTTTTTAGGAGAATTGATAATTAAAAGCAATCCACTTCAGAAGCATTATAAAATCAAAGAAAAAATAAATTTATAA
- a CDS encoding lipoprotein N-acyltransferase Lnb domain-containing protein, with product MKKLLALSFLFSIFFSYSQIAQLSAYAEISIITSGPGDHLYEKFGHTAVRVKDPMLNIDLLYNYGIFDFNGPDFYVNFVRGYMKYKLQRYPFHYSLKSANKDKRWVKQQVLNLTQEQKNAYFKFLETNAKPENASYFYDPFFDNCATRPKDILKDILKDNLTFDTSILEQKRSLRDLMNEKINPNTWGSFGINIALGSKLDKIADVEGYMYLPEYLFSIFEKSTIVKKGENTTLIRDTKTLLDFKTKKSKADSISPFLVFTVLFFIILFISYNDIKRGKRSKILDFLVLFITGLVGVLIVFLWFFTNHSTAPNNFNFLWAFAPNLIIAFFITKDEIKPWINKYLTILLVFLALIPLSHLFGVQKFTYPLYPLILLLVARYIFLIKFQKNKA from the coding sequence ATGAAAAAACTACTTGCTTTAAGTTTTTTATTTTCTATTTTTTTCAGTTATTCTCAAATAGCACAACTTTCTGCTTATGCTGAAATTAGTATTATTACTTCTGGACCAGGTGATCATTTGTATGAGAAATTTGGTCATACGGCTGTAAGAGTTAAAGATCCTATGTTAAATATAGATCTTTTGTATAATTACGGAATTTTTGATTTTAATGGACCAGATTTTTATGTGAATTTTGTTCGAGGGTATATGAAGTATAAATTACAAAGATATCCTTTTCATTATTCTTTAAAATCTGCTAATAAAGACAAACGTTGGGTAAAACAACAGGTTTTGAATTTAACGCAAGAACAGAAAAATGCATACTTCAAATTTTTAGAAACAAACGCTAAACCAGAAAATGCAAGTTATTTTTATGATCCTTTTTTTGATAACTGTGCAACAAGACCAAAAGATATTCTGAAAGACATTTTAAAAGATAACCTTACTTTTGACACCTCTATTTTAGAGCAAAAAAGATCTTTAAGAGATTTAATGAATGAAAAAATAAATCCAAATACTTGGGGAAGTTTTGGGATTAATATAGCTTTAGGAAGTAAATTAGATAAAATTGCTGATGTAGAAGGTTATATGTATCTTCCTGAATATCTATTTTCAATTTTTGAAAAATCAACTATTGTAAAAAAAGGCGAAAACACCACTTTAATTAGAGATACTAAAACGCTTTTAGATTTTAAAACAAAAAAATCAAAGGCTGATAGTATAAGTCCTTTCCTTGTTTTTACAGTATTATTTTTTATCATTCTTTTCATCAGTTATAATGATATAAAAAGAGGAAAGAGATCCAAAATATTAGATTTTTTAGTTTTATTCATTACTGGACTTGTAGGTGTTTTAATTGTGTTTTTATGGTTTTTTACAAATCATTCAACAGCTCCAAATAATTTTAATTTTCTTTGGGCGTTTGCTCCAAATTTAATCATAGCTTTTTTTATAACTAAAGATGAAATTAAACCATGGATAAATAAGTATTTGACTATTTTATTAGTTTTTTTAGCTTTAATTCCATTATCTCATCTTTTTGGTGTTCAAAAATTTACTTATCCATTGTATCCGTTAATTTTATTATTAGTCGCACGTTATATATTCTTAATAAAATTTCAAAAAAATAAGGCTTAA
- a CDS encoding ABC transporter ATP-binding protein: MNYFKRILSFVKPYKYRFIYATTFNVLYALFNILTVISFLPVLSILFSPDKKVEKPVYEGLTKIFQYIKNNFYYEIAQYIEREGTVNTLFVIAIGVLILFFFKNLFYFLGSYQMAYLSNGTVKDMRDTLYKKITSLPIGYFTEQKKGDLMSRMTSDIQVVEGSFISSFGGIVREPLTIVIILIVMFSMSYKLTLFVFITLPLSGLIISWTTKKLKSKALQSQQESGNYLSLLEETIAGLKVVKGFTAENRFFRKFSSSTKKQENLNVQVTHRQKLASPLSEFLGVLTVLAILLYGGKIVLTNTEVSPNGFDSESFITYIVMFYSILQPTKAIAGIFTNIRKGDASAKRIYDVLDEVNPILDIETPIKKESFTTGISFKNISFKYQDNYVLKDFSLEIPKGKMVALVGQSGSGKSTIANLLMRFYDVNKGEVFVDNDNIKDISKESLRSLIGIVTQDALLFNDSIENNLKVGNPNATEEEIIAATKVANALEFIENSSKGFETNIADSASNFSGGQKQRLSIARAVLKNPPIMILDEATSALDTESEKIVQSALENMMQNRTSVVIAHRLSTIQKADLIVVMREGRIVEQGKHEELLAAKGEYAKLVELQSLD; encoded by the coding sequence ATGAACTACTTTAAACGTATTTTATCTTTTGTAAAGCCATATAAATACAGATTTATATACGCAACCACATTTAATGTATTGTATGCTTTATTTAATATTTTAACCGTAATATCTTTTTTACCGGTATTATCAATATTATTTAGTCCTGATAAAAAAGTAGAAAAACCTGTTTACGAAGGGTTAACAAAAATTTTTCAATACATTAAAAACAATTTCTACTATGAAATTGCCCAGTATATAGAACGAGAAGGAACTGTAAATACTCTATTTGTAATAGCTATAGGTGTATTAATATTATTCTTCTTTAAAAATCTTTTTTATTTCTTGGGATCATATCAAATGGCATATCTATCAAACGGTACTGTAAAAGATATGCGAGATACTTTATATAAAAAGATTACCTCATTGCCTATTGGATATTTTACAGAACAAAAAAAAGGTGACTTAATGTCACGAATGACTTCTGATATTCAAGTTGTAGAAGGCTCTTTTATTTCTTCTTTTGGGGGAATTGTAAGGGAACCATTGACTATAGTCATTATACTTATTGTGATGTTTTCAATGAGTTATAAATTGACTTTATTTGTATTTATTACCCTACCATTATCTGGCTTAATAATTTCTTGGACCACAAAAAAATTAAAATCTAAAGCTTTACAATCACAGCAAGAAAGTGGAAATTATCTTTCTTTATTGGAAGAAACCATAGCTGGTTTGAAAGTAGTTAAAGGTTTTACTGCTGAAAATCGTTTTTTTAGAAAATTTTCAAGTTCAACAAAAAAGCAAGAAAACTTAAATGTACAGGTTACTCATCGCCAAAAATTAGCTTCTCCATTAAGTGAATTTTTAGGTGTGTTAACAGTATTAGCTATTCTACTCTATGGAGGTAAAATTGTATTAACAAACACTGAAGTGTCACCAAATGGATTTGATTCAGAGTCATTTATCACTTATATTGTAATGTTCTACTCTATTTTACAACCTACTAAAGCAATTGCCGGAATCTTTACCAATATTAGAAAAGGTGATGCTTCTGCAAAGCGTATTTATGATGTTTTAGATGAAGTAAATCCGATTTTAGATATAGAAACTCCTATCAAAAAAGAATCATTTACGACTGGAATTAGTTTTAAAAATATTTCTTTTAAATATCAAGATAATTATGTTTTAAAAGATTTTAGTTTAGAAATTCCTAAAGGAAAAATGGTGGCTTTAGTTGGTCAGTCTGGTAGTGGAAAGTCTACAATTGCTAATCTTTTAATGCGTTTTTATGACGTAAATAAAGGTGAAGTATTTGTTGATAATGATAATATAAAAGACATTTCTAAAGAATCGTTACGTTCTTTAATAGGAATCGTTACTCAAGACGCCTTATTATTTAATGATTCTATTGAAAACAATTTAAAAGTTGGTAATCCGAATGCAACTGAAGAAGAAATTATTGCTGCTACAAAAGTTGCTAATGCTCTAGAATTTATTGAAAATTCTTCGAAAGGATTTGAAACTAACATTGCAGATAGTGCTAGTAACTTCTCTGGTGGACAAAAACAGCGTTTATCTATAGCTAGAGCTGTGCTTAAAAATCCACCAATTATGATTTTAGATGAAGCTACTTCTGCTTTAGATACCGAATCTGAAAAAATAGTTCAATCTGCATTAGAAAATATGATGCAAAATAGAACTTCTGTAGTAATCGCACATAGATTATCTACTATTCAAAAAGCAGATTTAATTGTTGTAATGCGAGAAGGTAGAATCGTAGAGCAAGGTAAACACGAAGAGCTTTTAGCAGCTAAAGGTGAATATGCAAAACTTGTAGAATTACAATCTTTAGACTGA
- a CDS encoding outer membrane beta-barrel protein: MKKLLLTIAVIAFGFVAKAQDGQFNVGGYIGLPIGDAGDAYSFSYGAEVNYLFELSEEFQLGPSLSYQQYLGDTVAGFEIPSVAFLPIAAAARYSISEKFSVGADLGFALGIDEGNDGGFYYRPMVGYQVFDKVTLQLSYSGISVEGATVSNIGLGAVYSF; encoded by the coding sequence ATGAAAAAATTACTTTTAACAATTGCTGTGATTGCTTTCGGATTTGTAGCTAAAGCACAAGATGGACAGTTCAACGTAGGTGGTTACATCGGTTTACCAATAGGTGATGCTGGAGATGCTTATTCTTTTTCTTACGGAGCTGAAGTAAACTATTTATTTGAATTATCTGAGGAGTTTCAATTAGGTCCTTCATTATCTTATCAACAATATTTAGGTGATACTGTTGCTGGTTTTGAAATTCCTAGTGTTGCTTTTTTACCTATCGCTGCTGCTGCAAGATATAGTATTTCAGAAAAGTTTTCTGTAGGTGCTGATTTAGGTTTTGCTCTTGGTATAGACGAAGGTAATGACGGAGGTTTTTACTACAGACCAATGGTAGGTTATCAAGTATTTGATAAAGTTACTTTACAACTTTCTTACTCAGGAATTAGCGTAGAAGGAGCAACTGTTTCTAACATCGGTTTAGGAGCTGTATACTCATTCTAA